In the Ferribacterium limneticum genome, CACCAGATGCCTTAATAGCCCGCGCTGTGAAATCGGCCAAATATTCCCGCTCCTGATCGAAGCGGGTTGCTTGAGTATTGATTGCCTCACTGTGCTGGGCAGTCAGGGAAATTCTTTGCGCCCGTTTGGAGAGTGTAATTCCATCACGCTCAATTCCTTCCTCACGATCACTCAATGCAATGATCTTGGGCAATAGGGCAGCCATCCGCACGTCAAAGGCATCAAAAGCAGCAAGCACCTCTTGAGCGAGTACCGTATCGTTAGTTGCCTGCGCGTGCTCTGCCAGCAAGTCCAACTCCCCCCGCGCTGCCTGCAACTCAGCGAATTGATCACGGATCGCATCATGCGCACCGTCGTACTCAAGGGTCGAATCGACAAGGGAATCCAGCTCCTTAGCGAACCTGTCTCGTTCCAGTTGGAGGTCTGCCGCGAAACTAAAACCGGGCAGTTCATTGTCATTCGCGCTCATTCGACGAACCTTGTGGAAATACTCTTGCGTAAAGCTTGCCATTCGGAGGGCAATTCGCTTCGCGTGCTTCTTGTTGGTCGTGCCTACCGATAGGCGGTATTCGTAGGCTGGGAATGATAGCCGTAGCGCCCTCGGTATGACGACTCGGAACCCGAAAACGCCGTGTCGGTTGCGGTGAAGATATGCCGGTAACTTGATGGACATTGCCTGCCCTCCCTTTGGGAGACTCGTTTGGGACACCAAACGAATTGGCACTGCCACAAAAAGAAAAACCCGCTAGGCTTTCAGCGGGTTACGTTACTTGGCATTTCGTCGAGGGGAATCGAACCCCTGTCCAGAACGCCTCCAGATTGCCGGAATTACAACCATGCTCTGGATTATGGGGGCGGGGGGTTGGTTTTTCAAGGGCAGACTTTGTCAGTGCTGGCGAATATCAATGGCTGCACCAGCTGCGGCGGTCGCCGGCGCCAAAAACATTGCGCGCCCGTTCGGTCGAGGCCAGCGTCGACCGCACTTGCCCGGAAGTGCCATCAAACAACACGTTGAAGCGGGCCGGCTCATTCCAGTCGTCGCAATATCGCCACTCCCAGACCAGCTCGTCGCGCGCCTTGAAATAGACGGTCCATGCCGGAACCGGCGGTCCGATAGTGCGAAGAACCTGTTCCTGGGTCATGCCAGAAGTAATGCGGGCGAAATGCTTCATCGTCAGTACGTTTTCACGCGAGTGGAAGCGGCCGTTGGCATCGCCATGCACAAAGAAGGTGTGATAGCCCATGGCCCCGAAGGGGTAGGCCAGGGTTTCGCCGCCATCGGCTTCCTTCCAGCGCAGGGCAGGAATACCCATCGAGTACTCCACATCGATCAGACGAGCATCGACCGGAATTTTCCCGGCACCGTCGTAGTTGGCGCAAGCAGCCAGCAGGCCACAGAGCAGAATACCGACCGACAGGCGAGCAGTCATGGCAAGTGCTTACTCTCGGCCAGCAGCAAGCAGACGCTCGCAATAGCGGGCGATCAGGTCCACCTCCAGATTGACCTTGCTGCCCGGCTTGAGCAGGTGCAGCGTGGTGTTTTCCAGCGTGTGCGGGATCAGGTTGATGGTGAAATCGGTGCCGTTGACGTCGTTGGTCGTCAGGCTGGTGCCGTTGACCACGATTGAACCTTTGCGAGCGATGAACTTGGCGATTTCTTTCGGGGCACGGATTTCGAGCAGGCGGTTGTCGCCGACCGGGTCGAAACACAGCACCTCGCCCACGCCATCGACATGGCCGGAAACCAGATGGCCGCCGATCACGTCGTTCAGGCGCAGCGCCTTTTCCAAATTGACCGGGCCGGGGGCATCAAGGCCAACGGTGCATGACAGGGTTTCCGGCGAGACATCGACCATGAATTGATTGCCGTCACGAGCGACCACGGTCAGGCAGACGCCGTTATGAGCAATCGAATCGCCCAGGGCGACGCCATCCATATTCAGCTTGCCGGCATCGACATGCAGACGGAAACCGACTTCGCGCGGTGTGAGGTGGGTGATGCGGCCGACCGCCGCGATGATTCCTGAAAACATGACAGAGCCCGTTAATAAGCAAAACATTGACTTTATCACGGCCGATTGACCGCTCGGCTTGCATCAAACACCGTTTGGCAATACGTTTTCACCTTTGCGCAATCGATTCACCAGAGGGAGACAAAAGATGAAAAAAACACTGCTGGCTGCACTGCTATCCACGCTTGCCGCCACGGCATTCGCCGACATCAACATCGGCGTCACGCTGTCCGCCACCGGCCCGGCCGCTTCGCTCGGCATCCCGGAAAAGAACACCATCGACCTGCTGCCGAAGACCATCGCCGGCCAGAAGGTGAATTACATCGTCCTTGACGATGCCTCCGACACGACGACTGCCGTCAAGAATGCCAGGAAGCTGATCAGCGAAAGCAATGTCGACCTGATCATCGGCTCGACCACGACGCCGAACTCGCTGGCCATGGTCGATGTGGCGGCCGAGGCTGAAACGCCGATGATCGCCATGGCCGCCTCGGCGCGCATCGTCGAACCGATGGATACCAAGCGAAAGTGGGTGTTCAAGACGCCGCAGAACGACGCCCAGATGTCGACCGCCATCGTCGAGCACATGACCAACAACAACGTGAAGACCGTCGCCTATATCGGCTTCTCGGATGCCTACGGCGAAGGCTGGTGGAACGAGTTTTCCAAGCTGGCCGAGGTGCGCAAGATCAAGCTCGTCGGCAACGAGCGTTTCAACCGCACCGATACCTCGGTCACCGGTCAGGTCCTCAAGATCATGTCGGCCAAACCCGATGCCATCCTGATCGGCGGTGCCGGCACGCCAGCCGCCCTGCCGCAGAAATCGCTGAAGGAAAAGGGCTTCAAGGGCATCATTTACCAGACCCACGGCGTCGCCAACAACGACTTCCTGCGCGTCTGCGGCAAGGATTGCGAAGACACCGTACTGCCGACCGGCCCGGTGCTGGTGGGTGCCCAGCTGCCGGCCGACAACCCGGTCAAGAAATCGGCCATGGAGTATGTCGGCAAGTATGAGGCCGTACATGGCAAGGGTAGTGTCAATGCCTTTGGCGGCTATGCCTGGGATGCCGGCATCCTGCTCGCCAATGCCGCCCCCATCGCCCTGAAGAAGGCCCAGCCGGGCAGCAAGGAATTCCGTGCTGCCTTGCGCGATGCGCTGGAAGCCACCAAGAACGTCGCCGGCGCCCATGGCGTGTTCAACATGAGCGCCAACGATCACCTCGGCCTCGACCAGCGTGCCCGTGTCATGGTCACGATCAAGGACGGCGCCTGGAAGCTCGCCAAGTAGTACGAATCCACTGCAATCCGGCCCAAAAAGGCCGGGTTGCACATGCTAGACTTCGTTTTTTTCGTTTCCGGGATGAAAACATGCTCAAGAAACTGACCCTGGCTGTACTTGCCACTGTCTCTACCGCCGCACTGGCCGACATCAATGTCGGTGTCTCGGTCGCCGCCACCGGCCCGGCCGCTTCGCTCGGCATCCCGGAAAAGAACACTTTCGCCCTACTGCCGACCACCATCGGCGGCCAGAAGGTCAATTACATCATCCTCGACGATGCAACCGACCCGACCGCCGCGACCAAGAACATCAAGAAGCTGATCAGTGAAAACAAGGTCGACGTCGTCGTCGGCTCCTCGACCACGCCGAGTTCGCTGGCCATGATGGATGTCGCCGTCGAGAACGAGACGCCGCTGATCTCCATGGCCGGTTCGGCCATCGTCGTCGAGCCGATGGACGCCAAGCGCCAGTGGGTGTTCAAGACCGCTCAGAACGATGCGCACATGGCCACCGCGCTGGTCCAGCACATGACCGACAAGAACGTCCAGACCGTTGCTTTCGTCGGTTTCGCCGACGCCTATGGCGAAGGCTGGTACAAGGAATTTGCCAAGATTGCCGAGGCCCGCAAGCTGAAGATCGTCGCCAGCGAGCGCTATCAGCGCAACGACACTTCGGTGACCGGCCAGATCCTCAAGATCATTTCGGCCAAGCCGGATGCCATCCTGATCGGTGGCGCCGGCACCCCGGCCGCCCTGCCGCAAAAGGCGTTGAAGGAAAAGGGCTACAAGGGCCTGATCTACCAGACCCACGGCGTGGCCAACAACGATTTCCTCCGCGTCGGAGGCAAGGACGTCGAAGGCGCCTTCCTGCCGGTCGGTCCGATGGTCGTCGCGGCCCAGTTGCCGAACGACAATCCGGTCAAGAAGTCGGCCATGGAGTACGTCACCAAGTACGAAGCCGCCAACGGCAAGGGTAGCGTCAGCTCCTTCGGCGGCCACGCCTGGGATGCCGGCGTACTGCTGCAGAACGCCATCCCGGTCGCGCTGAAGAAGGCCAAGCCGGGCACCGTCGAGTTCCGCCGTGCCCTGCGCGAGGCGCTGGAGAACACCAAGAACGTCGCCGGCGCCCATGGCATCTTCAACCTGACGCCGAACGATCACCAGGGTTTCGACCAGCGCGCCCGCGTCATGGTCACCATCGAAAACAACACCTGGAAGTTGCTCAAGTAACTCCGCATCCCGTCATGCCCGCGTAGGCGGGCATCCAGAATCTGCTCTGGACTCCCGCCTACGACCGTAGGAAGTCCCTGTGGGACGCGGGAGTGACTTTTTAATCTTTCAGTATTTCAGGGTCGCATGGACCTCCAGATTCTCCTTCTTCTCGGCCAGGATGGCATCACCAATGGCGCCATCTATGCCCTGCTCGCCCTCGCGCTGGTCCTCGTTTTCACCGTCACCCGCGTCATCTTCATTCCTCAGGGTGAGTTCGTCGCCTTTGGTGCGCTGACACTGGCTTCGCTGCAGGCCGGCCATATGCCTGGGGTGCTACTAATGCTCATTGCTCTCGGCGCCCTCACTCAAATCGTCGAGGTTATTTCTCGTTCCGGGCAAAATTCAACGATACGAAATACGCTCGTTGGGATAGCAATTGTGCTGTTTATCGTGCCCGCAGCTCTAATCCTTTCTTCGTGGGCAGGCGTTCTTCTGCTGATATTTACTGGCCCCGCGCTCATTATTTTTGCTCTCGTCTTCAGCGCATTGTTCACTACCATAGTTGCAACTCTTATCGATAAAACGCTGTTTAGAGCATTAACCCAACACGCAATATTCACAGTGGCCTATCCGTCGTTGCTATGGGTTAGTCTTCTGCTCTTCCCCCCAAGTCAATTGAGTCTATCGGTTCAAGCGCTCATAGCATTAGCTGTGGTGATACCAATTGGCCCGATGATCTACCGCGTCGCCTTCCAGCCGCTGGCCAGCGCACCAGTACTGGTCTTGCTGATCGTTTCGGTGGCCGTGCACCTGGCACTGATCGGCCTCGGCCTGCTCTTCTTCGGCGCCGAAGGCTGGCGCACGCCGGCCTTTACCGACCTCAGCTTCGAACTGGCCGGCGCCCCGCTGCAGGGGCAAACCATCCTCGTCGTCGTCGCCTCGGCCCTGCTGATCATCGGACTGTATTTCTTCTTCGAGCGCACCATCTACGGCAAGGCCCTGCGGGCGACCGCCATGAACCGCACCGGCGCCCGTTTGATGGGCATTCCGCCGGTCCTCGCCGGCAAGCTCTGCTTCACGCTGGCCGCCGCCATCGGCGCCTTCTCCGGCATCCTGATCGCCCCGATCACTACCATTTACTACGACTCCGGCTTCCTGATCGGCCTCAAGGGCTTCGTCGGCGCCATCATCGGCGGCCTGGCCTCTTACCCGCTGGCCGCACTGGGCGCCATCCTGGTCGGTTTGCTCGAATCCTATTCCTCCTTCTACGCCAGCGCCTTCAAGGAAGTCATCGTCTTCACGCTGATCATCCCGGTGCTGTTATGGCGCTCGCTGACGACGCGCCACGTCGAGGATGACGATGAGCATACCGACGAGGTCAATGCCGAACCACACGACGCCCGGCCCAAGCTGCGCTGGCTGCGACACCTGCCATTCGTCGCCTTTATCGGCCTGCTGCTGATCGCGCCGCGCCTGCTGCCCGAGTTTTCGATCACCCTACTCAACTACATCGGCCTCTACGCCATCGTCGCCGTCGGACTCGTCCTGCTGACCGGCGTCGGCGGCCTGACCTCGTTCGGGCAGGCCGCCTTCGTCGGCCTCGGTGCTTACACGACGGGCCTTCTGAGTACCACCTACGGCGTCTCGCCGTGGCTGACACTGCTCATTGGCCTCGCTATCACCGCTGCGGTTGCCCTCTTTCTCGGTTTCATCACCTTGCGCATGGGCGGCCATTACCTGCCGCTGGGTACTATCGCCTGGGGCATCAGCCTCTACTTCCTGTTCGGCAATATCGAGTTTCTCGGCGGCCACACCGGCATCACCGGCATTCCACCGGTGTCGCTGTTCGGCTGGGAGCTGAAGTCCGGCAATCAGTTCTACTACCTGATCTGGCTGGTCGTGCTGCTCGCCATCGTTGCCATCCGCAACCTGCTCGACTCGCGTGAGGGCAGGGCGATTCGCGCGCTGCGCGGGGGCGTCGTGATGGCCGAGGCGATGGGGGTGAATACCCAGCGCACCAAGATCGTCATTTTCCTGATCGCCGCCCTGCTAGCCAGTACCTCGGGCTGGCTCTACGCCCACCTGCAACGCTTCGTCAATCCGACGCCATTTGCTCTGAACCAGGGTATCGAATACCTGTTCATGGTCGTCGTCGGCGGCATGGGCCACGTCTGGGGCGCGGTGCTGGGTGCCGGCCTGATCACTGTCCTCAAGCAGTGGTTGCAGGACTGGTTGCCGCAGATTCTCGGCCAGAGCGGCAATTTCGAGATCATCGTTTTCGCCATCGCCATCATTGTCGTGTTGCAAAAAGCTCGCGCCGGGCTGTGGCCAGTCATCATTAAACTGTTGCCCAGCCGTAACCGGCAGCGCGCCGTCCCGATAGCGGAAACGCTATCCAAACGTCCGGCGAACGCCACCGGCACAGTCTTGCTGGAAGCCAGCGAAGTCACCAAGCGCTTCGGCGGCCTGGTCGCCAACAACAACATGGACCTCAGCGTGCGCGCCGGCGAAGTGATGGCGCTGATCGGCCCGAACGGCGCCGGCAAAAGCACGATGTTCAACTGCATCTCCGGCGTCGACCCGGCCAGTGAGGGGAAGATCGCCTTCCTTGGCGACTCGACCGTTGACCAGGGATCGCGCGATATCGCTCGCCGCGGCATGAGCCGGACCTTCCAGCACGTCCGACTGCTCGGCCAGATGACGGTGCTCGAAAACGTCGCCATCGGTGCCCATCTGCGTGGCAGCAAGGGCGTTCTCGCCGCGGCACTGCG is a window encoding:
- a CDS encoding ABC transporter substrate-binding protein, which translates into the protein MKKTLLAALLSTLAATAFADINIGVTLSATGPAASLGIPEKNTIDLLPKTIAGQKVNYIVLDDASDTTTAVKNARKLISESNVDLIIGSTTTPNSLAMVDVAAEAETPMIAMAASARIVEPMDTKRKWVFKTPQNDAQMSTAIVEHMTNNNVKTVAYIGFSDAYGEGWWNEFSKLAEVRKIKLVGNERFNRTDTSVTGQVLKIMSAKPDAILIGGAGTPAALPQKSLKEKGFKGIIYQTHGVANNDFLRVCGKDCEDTVLPTGPVLVGAQLPADNPVKKSAMEYVGKYEAVHGKGSVNAFGGYAWDAGILLANAAPIALKKAQPGSKEFRAALRDALEATKNVAGAHGVFNMSANDHLGLDQRARVMVTIKDGAWKLAK
- a CDS encoding branched-chain amino acid ABC transporter ATP-binding protein/permease, translating into MRHLPFVAFIGLLLIAPRLLPEFSITLLNYIGLYAIVAVGLVLLTGVGGLTSFGQAAFVGLGAYTTGLLSTTYGVSPWLTLLIGLAITAAVALFLGFITLRMGGHYLPLGTIAWGISLYFLFGNIEFLGGHTGITGIPPVSLFGWELKSGNQFYYLIWLVVLLAIVAIRNLLDSREGRAIRALRGGVVMAEAMGVNTQRTKIVIFLIAALLASTSGWLYAHLQRFVNPTPFALNQGIEYLFMVVVGGMGHVWGAVLGAGLITVLKQWLQDWLPQILGQSGNFEIIVFAIAIIVVLQKARAGLWPVIIKLLPSRNRQRAVPIAETLSKRPANATGTVLLEASEVTKRFGGLVANNNMDLSVRAGEVMALIGPNGAGKSTMFNCISGVDPASEGKIAFLGDSTVDQGSRDIARRGMSRTFQHVRLLGQMTVLENVAIGAHLRGSKGVLAAALRLDRAEENRLLAEAARQIERVGLAEHMFDAAGSLALGQQRIVEIARALASDPCLLLLDEPAAGLRYKEKQALAELLRKLRAEGMGILLVEHDMDFVMGLADRVVVMEFGEKIAEGLPTEVQQNPKVLEAYLGGVE
- a CDS encoding ABC transporter substrate-binding protein; amino-acid sequence: MLKKLTLAVLATVSTAALADINVGVSVAATGPAASLGIPEKNTFALLPTTIGGQKVNYIILDDATDPTAATKNIKKLISENKVDVVVGSSTTPSSLAMMDVAVENETPLISMAGSAIVVEPMDAKRQWVFKTAQNDAHMATALVQHMTDKNVQTVAFVGFADAYGEGWYKEFAKIAEARKLKIVASERYQRNDTSVTGQILKIISAKPDAILIGGAGTPAALPQKALKEKGYKGLIYQTHGVANNDFLRVGGKDVEGAFLPVGPMVVAAQLPNDNPVKKSAMEYVTKYEAANGKGSVSSFGGHAWDAGVLLQNAIPVALKKAKPGTVEFRRALREALENTKNVAGAHGIFNLTPNDHQGFDQRARVMVTIENNTWKLLK
- a CDS encoding riboflavin synthase is translated as MFSGIIAAVGRITHLTPREVGFRLHVDAGKLNMDGVALGDSIAHNGVCLTVVARDGNQFMVDVSPETLSCTVGLDAPGPVNLEKALRLNDVIGGHLVSGHVDGVGEVLCFDPVGDNRLLEIRAPKEIAKFIARKGSIVVNGTSLTTNDVNGTDFTINLIPHTLENTTLHLLKPGSKVNLEVDLIARYCERLLAAGRE